The Sandaracinaceae bacterium genome includes the window CGACAGGCTCACGTCCAGCCACGGCGAGTGCAGGTACACGCGGCTTGGCAGCGCCACACCCTCGTCTCGGGCGCGCACGCACAGCGAGAGGCACAGGTTGGCGCCGGCCGACTCGCCTGCGAGCGCTACGCCCTGGGCGCCGCCGCGCTCCGTGATCAGCGCCTCCCAGAAGGCGTGCACGTCATCGTGCGCCGCGGGCCAGGGCGCCTCGGTGGACAGCCGATAACGCGGCATCAGCAGCGACTCGAAGCGCCCGGCCAACATGAGCCGCGCCGCGAACCCGCAGTGCGTCTCGGGTGAGCCGGTCGCGAAGCCGCCGCCGTGCACGTACACCAGCGTGTGTCCTGGGCGCCGATCGGCCCGCAGGTTCTGCACCGTGAGCACGGGCGCGCCCGCTGCATGGGCTCCGCTCCGCCGTGCACCCTGCGGCAGCCGCGCCGTCAGCGTCATGGCCCGCTCCACCAGCCCCAGCTGCCCGGGGTGGTGGAGCCTGCGCAGCAGCGGCCGCTGCGCGCGCAGTCCGAGCCGAATCAGGTGTGCCGCAGGGCTCTGGCGCACACGCGCTCTCAGTCGGGCATGGGGAGCGAGCTCTCG containing:
- a CDS encoding alpha/beta hydrolase, which codes for MRQSPAAHLIRLGLRAQRPLLRRLHHPGQLGLVERAMTLTARLPQGARRSGAHAAGAPVLTVQNLRADRRPGHTLVYVHGGGFATGSPETHCGFAARLMLAGRFESLLMPRYRLSTEAPWPAAHDDVHAFWEALITERGGAQGVALAGESAGANLCLSLCVRARDEGVALPSRVYLHSPWLDVSLSGASYRDLRIDDGFTGRHPQRREWLHAVFAQHYAGASDPRQPHMSPLFADLHGLPALYVDSGEHELFRDDVSTLRERCAAAGTPCDVHEWAGMWHGFGLLAPLLPEANRAITRAGSFLADGS